In a single window of the Nodularia spumigena CCY9414 genome:
- a CDS encoding tetratricopeptide repeat protein, producing the protein MKSAFVSTLSYITLSIITTIAISPLVLAHPGKVAVNSPELVKSRVEKLAQSRGTPEEERSQLIQQAKTLSSQGDFTGAEENLRTLIKKFPRYAFGHFELGNVLFRQEKPEEAIKAYREAIRLNSNHALAYNGIGLVYASQSLWEEAIAAYQKALEINPNYGDALANSAVAFLQTNQESEGIASLEKALDVFKSQSRNERVIQIEQILQKLKTLDQPSIS; encoded by the coding sequence ATGAAATCAGCATTTGTTTCCACTCTGAGCTACATAACGCTGAGTATCATCACTACAATTGCTATATCACCATTAGTGTTAGCGCATCCTGGAAAAGTCGCGGTAAATTCACCCGAACTGGTAAAAAGTAGAGTTGAAAAACTAGCACAATCTCGCGGGACACCAGAAGAAGAGCGATCGCAACTCATACAACAAGCTAAGACTTTATCCAGTCAAGGGGATTTCACAGGAGCAGAAGAAAACTTACGCACATTAATTAAAAAATTCCCCAGATACGCCTTTGGACACTTTGAATTGGGAAATGTGTTGTTTCGACAAGAAAAGCCAGAGGAGGCTATTAAGGCTTATCGAGAAGCCATTCGCCTCAATTCAAATCATGCTCTGGCTTACAACGGTATCGGTCTGGTTTATGCTAGTCAAAGTCTTTGGGAAGAAGCTATTGCAGCTTATCAGAAAGCTTTAGAAATTAATCCTAATTATGGTGATGCTCTGGCTAATTCGGCTGTTGCATTTTTACAAACAAATCAAGAAAGTGAAGGGATCGCTTCTTTAGAAAAAGCTTTAGATGTCTTTAAATCACAAAGTAGAAATGAAAGGGTTATTCAAATTGAACAAATTTTGCAGAAGCTCAAAACTTTAGATCAGCCTAGTATTTCATGA
- a CDS encoding MFS transporter gives MANTDANPKQPLLPALMSRNYRLFFAGQSLSLIGSWMTHIATIWLVYYLTNSPVMLGIVGFCSQIPSFFLAPFGGVFVDRFSRYRTLIGTQIFSMIQSLALAVLALTGTIQVWHIIGLSLFQGLINSVDSPARQAFAPELVERREDLANAIAINSTMINAAQLIGPAVGGLLIASIGAAYCFLIDGLSYIAVITALLVMNIKPRQMVMTIGNPFQKVAEGFIYAFSFPSIRAILLLSALVSFMGLQYMILLTIFAEDILKGSAETLGFLMVASGVGASTGGIYLATRRSILGIGRLIALAPAILGIALIAFSYSRFLPLSLFIMLFVGLGTFLQVAASNTFLQTIVEDDKRGRLMSLYTMSFLGILPLGHLLGGFLANRIGAPNTLAIDGIVCILGSILFYRKLPVLKQTIRAVYEQKNIVLIQSTSR, from the coding sequence ATGGCTAATACAGACGCAAACCCAAAGCAGCCTCTATTACCAGCGCTGATGTCAAGAAACTATCGTCTGTTTTTTGCCGGACAAAGCCTTTCCTTGATTGGTTCATGGATGACACATATTGCTACAATTTGGCTAGTATATTACTTAACAAACTCCCCAGTCATGTTGGGAATTGTGGGATTTTGTAGTCAAATTCCTAGTTTTTTTCTTGCGCCTTTTGGGGGAGTTTTTGTAGATCGGTTTTCGCGATATCGGACTTTAATTGGGACACAAATATTTTCGATGATTCAGTCATTAGCTTTAGCAGTGCTGGCGTTAACTGGTACGATTCAGGTATGGCATATTATCGGATTAAGCTTGTTTCAAGGATTGATTAATTCAGTCGATTCACCTGCGCGACAAGCATTTGCGCCGGAATTAGTGGAACGTAGAGAAGATTTAGCTAATGCGATCGCCATAAATTCAACTATGATTAATGCAGCGCAATTAATTGGTCCAGCAGTGGGAGGTTTACTGATAGCCAGTATTGGTGCTGCTTATTGTTTCCTAATTGATGGATTGAGCTATATTGCTGTAATCACAGCATTATTAGTAATGAATATTAAACCCAGACAAATGGTAATGACAATTGGTAATCCTTTCCAAAAAGTAGCCGAAGGATTTATTTATGCTTTTAGCTTTCCATCAATTCGCGCCATCTTATTATTATCAGCTTTAGTCAGCTTCATGGGACTGCAATATATGATTCTGCTGACAATTTTTGCAGAAGACATCCTCAAAGGTAGTGCCGAAACATTGGGATTTTTAATGGTAGCTTCGGGAGTAGGAGCTTCCACCGGGGGTATTTATCTAGCTACACGCAGAAGCATACTAGGAATTGGCAGATTAATCGCCTTAGCACCAGCAATTTTAGGAATTGCTTTAATAGCCTTTTCTTATTCTCGCTTTTTACCACTGTCTTTATTTATCATGCTGTTTGTGGGCTTAGGAACATTTTTGCAAGTTGCTGCTAGCAATACATTTCTCCAAACAATTGTCGAAGATGATAAACGCGGGCGATTGATGAGCTTATACACCATGTCATTTTTAGGAATATTACCTTTAGGACATTTACTAGGAGGCTTTTTAGCAAATCGTATCGGCGCACCCAATACATTAGCTATTGATGGAATAGTTTGTATTTTAGGGTCTATATTGTTTTACAGAAAACTCCCCGTATTAAAACAAACTATCCGGGCAGTTTATGAGCAAAAAAATATTGTACTAATTCAAAGCACTTCCAGATAA